Proteins encoded together in one Bacillota bacterium window:
- a CDS encoding sugar ABC transporter substrate-binding protein, whose amino-acid sequence MGMRRTVKWLILVVMSVMLLGVTCGAYGETIVTMTSMAAAPYNEALPKLVEMFEKQNPDIKIKVEYYPFTQLMEITEVKLGSKSSTPDVLFVDGPLVAAYTSRGYLLPLDQYFTQSEQSQWVDASLKAAKAGGKLMTAPLNNSTQVLFYNKRIFRENGIAPLSKDPKDRLTWEEVLELAKKLTIDKNKDGIPEVWGICLNQVNRPYQCLALPNSLGGKGISDDGLKSRGYIDSPEWVKAFTFYQDLFNKYKVAPKGITTEETVNYFTSGRLAMLVAGEFNYKTLQNTPGLEWDYAPHPYFAGGVAATPTGSWHLGINKYTKVPDAAAKWVKFLTTAPGCVEWFKLDGHLPPNKNSLAYIASDPRFSKWPDDIYRLGTYEAQNTAVPRPLTPGYLEWEQVLTQAIEDIRNGADVKSTLSSAAARIDSMLLKYK is encoded by the coding sequence ATGGGCATGAGAAGAACGGTGAAATGGCTTATCCTGGTTGTCATGTCCGTTATGCTCCTTGGAGTGACCTGCGGCGCGTACGGCGAGACCATCGTTACTATGACCAGCATGGCGGCGGCTCCATACAATGAAGCGTTGCCCAAGCTAGTTGAGATGTTCGAGAAACAGAACCCGGACATAAAGATCAAGGTCGAGTACTACCCGTTCACGCAATTGATGGAGATAACCGAGGTCAAGCTTGGGTCAAAAAGCTCAACGCCTGATGTTCTATTCGTGGATGGACCGCTGGTGGCTGCCTACACGTCCCGCGGCTATCTCTTGCCTCTAGACCAGTACTTCACGCAAAGTGAACAAAGCCAGTGGGTTGACGCTTCCCTAAAGGCTGCGAAAGCCGGTGGGAAGCTGATGACCGCGCCGCTTAACAACTCAACGCAAGTTCTTTTCTACAATAAGCGCATCTTCCGGGAAAACGGCATTGCGCCGCTGTCCAAGGACCCGAAAGACAGGCTCACGTGGGAGGAAGTGCTAGAACTAGCAAAGAAGCTCACCATCGACAAGAACAAGGACGGTATCCCTGAAGTTTGGGGTATATGCTTGAACCAAGTCAATAGGCCATATCAGTGCCTTGCCCTTCCGAACTCCCTCGGAGGAAAGGGCATAAGCGACGACGGTCTGAAATCACGGGGCTACATTGACTCACCGGAGTGGGTTAAGGCGTTCACCTTCTATCAAGACCTGTTCAACAAGTACAAGGTGGCCCCCAAGGGGATAACCACCGAAGAGACGGTCAACTACTTCACGAGTGGGCGCTTGGCGATGCTGGTGGCGGGCGAGTTCAACTACAAGACGCTCCAGAATACCCCCGGCCTTGAATGGGACTACGCGCCTCACCCGTACTTTGCCGGTGGGGTCGCGGCGACTCCTACAGGAAGCTGGCACCTGGGAATCAACAAATATACGAAGGTTCCCGATGCAGCGGCCAAGTGGGTGAAGTTCCTTACCACGGCGCCAGGGTGCGTGGAATGGTTCAAACTTGATGGCCATCTGCCGCCGAATAAGAACTCTCTTGCCTACATAGCTTCAGATCCTCGCTTCAGCAAGTGGCCGGACGACATCTACAGGCTGGGCACCTACGAGGCGCAGAACACCGCTGTTCCGCGCCCGCTCACTCCCGGATACCTGGAATGGGAACAGGTGCTCACGCAGGCAATTGAGGACATACGTAACGGGGCGGACGTCAAGAGCACGTTAAGCTCGGCCGCTGCAAGGATCGATAGCATGCTGTTGAAGTACAAATAG
- a CDS encoding sugar ABC transporter permease has protein sequence MSRKLEAFSPYFFLAPALAGLLVFRLFPIANALVSSFQTTGFSGIGNVRWVGLENYKFLVQDPTFWQSFKATLLFTLVINPVQICAALILALLVNRDGKAINVFRTIFFMPVTVSTTVASVLWGLMLNPNSGLINSMLAMVGISPQPFLTSSRQAMWSIVALTTWRAAGYWMIFILAGLQQVPTSVYEASTIDGANGLQTFRYITFPLLKRTLTFVVVADTSANFLLFVPMYLLTKGGPAMSTNVLMYEAFRNAFIYGDRGKACAIVVVILLLVLLTVGLEFRLLRSEQ, from the coding sequence ATATCAAGGAAACTTGAGGCATTTTCGCCCTACTTCTTCCTCGCGCCGGCACTCGCAGGCCTGCTTGTTTTCAGACTGTTTCCGATAGCGAATGCGCTTGTCAGTAGCTTTCAGACCACCGGTTTCTCGGGGATAGGCAACGTACGCTGGGTGGGGCTTGAAAACTACAAGTTCCTGGTGCAGGATCCAACGTTCTGGCAATCGTTCAAGGCCACGCTTCTCTTTACTCTCGTAATAAACCCCGTGCAAATATGCGCTGCCCTCATCCTTGCGTTGCTCGTGAACAGGGACGGAAAGGCGATAAACGTATTTCGCACAATATTCTTCATGCCCGTGACTGTGTCCACGACAGTCGCGAGTGTGCTCTGGGGGTTAATGCTGAACCCGAACTCGGGTCTGATAAACTCCATGCTGGCTATGGTTGGGATAAGCCCCCAGCCGTTCTTGACCAGCTCTCGTCAGGCCATGTGGTCGATAGTTGCGTTGACGACATGGCGAGCGGCCGGATACTGGATGATCTTCATACTTGCCGGGCTTCAACAGGTGCCGACCAGCGTGTATGAGGCGTCCACCATAGATGGTGCCAACGGGCTGCAAACCTTCAGGTATATAACATTTCCTCTTTTGAAAAGAACGCTCACATTCGTCGTGGTGGCGGACACAAGCGCCAACTTCCTGCTTTTCGTCCCGATGTACCTACTGACAAAGGGCGGCCCGGCGATGTCAACTAACGTGCTGATGTACGAGGCCTTCCGAAATGCTTTCATATACGGAGACCGCGGCAAAGCCTGCGCGATCGTCGTCGTAATACTCCTCCTTGTCCTGCTGACCGTCGGACTGGAGTTTAGGCTACTGCGCTCTGAACAGTGA
- a CDS encoding carbohydrate ABC transporter permease: MVERKEHRIGLYVVLVLLSVFALVPLIWTLVSSLQSDQQIFENLMPFSWRAFVPVRPTLSAYRALFVEKGFGRVLVNSFVVSFATLIAGVLINGMCGFAFAVFGFRGKSLLFFLVLVSFMIPFEAIAIPLYQVANRLRLVDTYWALILPSVSNGLAIFLFRQFFMGIPKDYVDAGRIDGASWWTVFAKIYMPLAKPVTISAALILFLFQWESFLWPLIAARDPRLTVIQVAIAQLNQENLMMWSQMFAASVLAVVVPVVLILPLQQYYVSGVTGAGLKE, translated from the coding sequence GTGGTCGAGAGAAAGGAACACAGGATCGGGCTATACGTCGTCCTCGTCTTGTTGAGCGTATTCGCATTGGTCCCCCTGATTTGGACCTTAGTCTCGTCGCTGCAGAGCGACCAGCAGATATTCGAGAATCTGATGCCATTCTCGTGGAGAGCATTCGTTCCCGTGCGCCCCACACTCAGTGCCTATCGCGCCCTGTTCGTTGAAAAGGGCTTCGGCAGGGTTCTGGTGAATTCGTTTGTTGTGTCGTTCGCGACCCTCATCGCTGGGGTCCTCATAAACGGCATGTGTGGGTTCGCGTTTGCAGTGTTCGGTTTCCGGGGCAAGAGTCTTCTCTTTTTCCTGGTATTGGTGTCATTCATGATACCTTTCGAGGCCATAGCCATACCTCTCTACCAGGTCGCCAACAGGTTGCGGCTGGTGGACACCTACTGGGCGCTCATTCTTCCCTCAGTCTCAAACGGCCTCGCCATATTCCTTTTCAGGCAATTCTTCATGGGCATTCCCAAGGACTACGTTGACGCCGGCCGAATCGACGGCGCATCCTGGTGGACTGTGTTTGCCAAGATTTACATGCCTCTGGCTAAGCCGGTCACGATCAGCGCGGCTTTGATCCTCTTTCTCTTCCAGTGGGAGTCGTTTCTGTGGCCGCTGATCGCGGCGCGCGACCCGAGGCTCACGGTCATTCAGGTGGCCATCGCACAGCTAAACCAGGAGAACCTCATGATGTGGAGCCAGATGTTTGCGGCGTCCGTCCTGGCGGTCGTCGTTCCTGTGGTCCTCATCCTCCCGTTGCAGCAATACTACGTGAGCGGTGTTACGGGCGCAGGGTTAAAGGAGTGA
- a CDS encoding GntR family transcriptional regulator, which yields MKADVKLPHYLRIKTDLQNRILSGDLAPGERLPSEAELSQEFGVSISTIKRAVAALVSDHLLDRTPGRGTFVTRPQSAGTEVPLRSFQEETRARGLMPGSKLLTWQVIQAHGELAWQLDLPESSEVYFIRSLKMAESVPVALEEAYVPCAFCPDLLQQDLEVYPIERLLEDRYRLAILKASEYIQARLATPEEAALLGAQGEQLVLLVADRTVEGVGRQRVEYVRTLYRADRYILRFQLRRFAGASDERGELA from the coding sequence TTGAAAGCTGATGTGAAGCTTCCGCATTACCTGAGGATCAAAACTGATCTGCAGAACCGCATCCTGTCCGGGGATCTCGCACCGGGCGAGCGTCTTCCCTCTGAGGCCGAGCTGAGCCAGGAGTTCGGGGTCAGCATATCCACCATCAAGAGGGCCGTCGCCGCTCTGGTGTCGGACCACCTCCTTGACCGGACGCCCGGCCGCGGCACCTTCGTCACGAGACCCCAGAGCGCTGGCACGGAGGTGCCTTTGCGTAGCTTCCAGGAGGAAACGAGGGCCCGCGGCCTCATGCCAGGCTCCAAGCTGCTGACCTGGCAAGTCATTCAGGCGCACGGCGAGCTTGCCTGGCAACTCGACCTGCCGGAGAGCAGCGAGGTCTACTTCATTCGGAGCCTGAAAATGGCCGAATCCGTGCCCGTGGCGCTCGAGGAAGCTTACGTTCCGTGCGCCTTTTGTCCCGACCTTCTTCAGCAAGACCTCGAGGTCTATCCGATCGAACGATTGCTTGAGGACCGGTACCGCCTGGCGATCCTGAAGGCTTCTGAGTACATCCAGGCGCGCCTAGCGACTCCGGAGGAGGCCGCCCTGCTCGGTGCCCAGGGTGAACAGCTTGTTCTTCTTGTGGCAGACAGGACGGTTGAAGGTGTCGGGCGGCAGAGGGTGGAGTACGTCCGGACCCTGTACCGCGCCGACAGGTACATCCTCCGCTTTCAGTTGCGGCGGTTTGCTGGAGCTTCCGACGAAAGAGGCGAGCTTGCTTGA
- a CDS encoding sugar isomerase domain-containing protein: MLRERYSSALREVLSKIDETQGPAVDAAASLIVESVVNGGTWNLYDTGHMLMTEAVGRAGGLMMVSPIRVEVRVDHESRPRATPPNPKRLFLDQIRDLPEYILTRAQLDAGDVLMIGSVSGVAVLPVELALRARLMGVKTIGLTSVGASARMTPQHQSGRRLYEVVDLVLDQCVPYGDAVVEVDALGGERICPVSGIAASYLMWELQATVIERLVERGLRPSIYRSNHLPGADEFNATMRRQYLRQGY; encoded by the coding sequence ATGCTGCGGGAACGGTATTCCTCGGCCCTAAGAGAGGTGCTGAGCAAGATCGACGAAACCCAGGGTCCGGCCGTAGACGCGGCCGCCTCCCTAATCGTGGAGTCCGTGGTGAACGGGGGCACGTGGAACCTCTACGATACGGGGCACATGTTGATGACGGAGGCTGTTGGGCGCGCGGGTGGCTTGATGATGGTGAGCCCCATCCGTGTCGAGGTGAGGGTGGACCACGAGTCCAGGCCGCGTGCGACCCCCCCGAACCCGAAACGGCTCTTTCTCGACCAGATCCGGGACCTCCCCGAGTACATTCTCACGCGGGCCCAGTTGGACGCGGGGGATGTCCTAATGATCGGCTCCGTATCGGGCGTCGCCGTGTTGCCGGTCGAGCTTGCCTTAAGGGCGCGGCTGATGGGCGTCAAGACCATAGGGCTCACCTCGGTGGGCGCGTCCGCGCGCATGACTCCGCAGCACCAGAGCGGACGCCGTCTTTACGAGGTGGTGGACCTCGTGCTAGACCAGTGCGTTCCGTACGGGGATGCCGTGGTGGAAGTGGACGCGCTCGGGGGCGAGCGGATCTGTCCCGTGTCGGGCATCGCAGCCTCGTACCTCATGTGGGAGCTGCAGGCCACGGTGATCGAGCGGCTGGTCGAGCGCGGCCTGCGCCCGAGCATATACAGGAGCAATCACCTCCCTGGGGCCGATGAGTTCAATGCAACCATGCGTCGCCAGTACCTGAGGCAGGGGTACTAA